Genomic DNA from Anaerolineales bacterium:
CTGAAACCGGAAGATGCCACCTCGTAGCGGCAGGGAGAGATAGGGCACCATGAATCAGAAAATCACCCGCAGGGCCGAGACGATCTTCCTCAACGCTCTGGCGCTGCTGCTGATCATCTTCATCGTCGGGCCGCTGGTATGGGTCGCCGTGGCCAGCATCCAGGGCGAGAACGAGCTGCTGCGCCACCCGCCACGCATCATTCCGCAGAACCCGACGCTTGACAACTACAACTACGTATTCACCGGGAAGATCCCCACCTCCTATGAGGTCAAGGGCCAGCTGCGCAGCCGAATCTCCCAGGAAGCGCGCCTGATTCCGGCTGCCCTCAAGAACAGCTTCATCGTTGCGACCTCGGTGATGGCCGTCAATCTGGTGATCGGTTCCGTGGCCGCCTACACCTTTTCCCGTTCGCACTTTCGCGGCAAGAAGGCGACGCTGAACTTCATCTTGGCCAGCCGCCTGCTGCCTGTGATGGCCGTGGCCATCCCGTACTATGTCATCATCCAAACCCTGGGGCTCCTCGATACCCACATTTCGCTCATCCTTGTCTACATGGCGCTAACCCTCCCCTTCACCATCTGGTTTCTCACATCGTACTTCAACGGCATTCCCCGGGACTTCGAAGATGCTGCCGCCATCGATGGCTGCAACACGCTGCAGGCTTTGACACGCGTGGTCGTGCCGATCGCCCTTCCCGGCTTCGTGGCCGCGGCCGCCTTCGCCTTCATGACCTCCTACAACGAGTTCCTCTTCGCCCGCTTCCTGACCCAGTCGATCGACTCGCAGACCGGGCCGGTCATCATTTCATCCATCGCCGGCAATCCCGACGCCAGCTATACCCTGATCTCCGTCGCCATCACCCTGGGCTTGATCCCACCGTTGATCCTGGCAATTACGCTGCGGCGATGGCTGACCGAAGGACTGTCAACTTCGATCACCTTCCGCTAGTCCGGTCCTTGCGATCGGCGCTGGAGAAGCACTGTGGCAGATTCCAAGAGCGAGCCGGCGAAGGTCGAGTGCCGCCGCGGCGAGTTGACACTCCCCACCTATCGCCTTTTGGGAGAGAACCGGAATCCGGTCTTCCATTCGCAGTATGGGGTGGCGCACATCTACCCTTACACCCTCCAGGATGAGATCGCCTCCTCGCCGACCGATACGCGCTACCGCACCCTCGAGCTTGAGAACCGCTACCTGAGGCTGACCGTCCTTCCCGAATTGGGGGGCCGGGTGGTTTCGCTCTACGACAAGATCGCCGGGCGGGAAGTGTTCTACAAGAACTCGGTGATCCGGTTCTCGCCGCTGGCCATCCGCGGCGCCTTCTTCTCCGGCGGCCTCGAGTTCAGTTTCCCAGTGGCGCACGCCCCAACGACGGTCAGCCCGGTCAACTGGGCTATGACAGAGCAGGCCGATGGCAGCGCTTCGATCCATATCGGCGGAATCGAGCACATGTCCGGCCTGCGCTGGACCGTCAGCCTCAGCCTGTTCCCGGACCGCTGTGCTGTCGCTCAAGATGTCCGCCTCTCCAATCCCACTCCGCTTCCCGGTCGCTACCACTATTGGACGAATGCCTCAACGCTATCGGATGATCGGACTGAATTCATCTACCCCCTGCGGCGGGTCCGCTCGTACGAATTCGCCGGAACCGCTTCCTGGCCGATTGCCCGCCTGGACCTGATCGCCGGCCAACCCGGCCTGCCAGGGATGGAGGGCGTGCCGATGTGGCCGGCGGGGCGGATGCACGCCCCGGTCAGCTTCCGCTGGGAGAAGGACATGCTCGCCCAGGTGTCCATCTTCGGCCGGGAGGTGGCCGCCGACTTCTTCGGCGCCTGGCAGCACGCCAGCAACACCGGCTACGCCCACTACGCCGACGCCAGGGACGTGGCGGGGATGAAGCTGTGGTCCTGGGGGCGATCCCCCGTCGGAGTTGTCAATCAGACGGCGCTGACCGACGATGGATCACTCTACGCCGAAACCCAATGCGGGGCCATGGAGACCCAGCTCGATTTCGAGTTCATGTCTCCAGGCGGGACCCGGGCTTGGCGCGAATGGTGGATTCCGCTGCGCGGGCTGGGCGGCCTGACCTGCGCCAGCCCCGAAGCCGGGGCCCGGCTGGCCGTGACGCCGGGCGCCGACGACCGCATGGACCTGGTCGTCGGCCTGTGCCCGGCGCGCCCTATGCAGGATCTGCGTCTGACCGTCGGGCTTCCCGGCCAAGTGCTTGTCGACGAGAAGGTCACATGCGCCCCGGAGAGGCCGTGGTCGAAGACGATCGCGATCGAACCGCGTTTGCTGGCTGATCGCCCGCTCTCCTTGCGAATCGCAGACGCGGCTGGCGAGGTCCTGCTCGAGTTCGACCATGACCGAAGTGCCGTCCCCATCGAGCTTGCGCCTGCCTCGCAGGAGGTCGCCGACGACGGCCCCGACGGCTGCTTCCGCCAAGGGCTTGAACACCAGAAACTGGACAACCGGCTGCAGGCCCTCGAGGCATACCGCCGAGCGTTGAGTGTCGATGGCGACTATGCTCCGGCCCATCTCCGGCTGGGGCTGATGATGCTCCGCGCAGCCGACTTCGATTCGGCCCGACAGCATCTCGACGCAGCAGCCAAGGGCAGCGCAACTGAGGCCCAGTACTACCTTGGCCTGATCTGCCGGTACCTCGGAGATCCGCGGGGCGCGGCAGCTCACTTTGCCGGTGTTCCGCGGGATAACCCACTCTGGTCGCCAGCTCAGCGCGGGCTGGCTGGTGTCGCCCTGCTGGACGGCTGCTGGCAAGACGCCGTCACCTTGCTGCGACATGCCGGCGCGGAGGACGGCCACTCCGACCAGGACACCCTGCTCCTGGCCATCGCGCTTCGCTGTGCAGGCGAGACGGACGCCGCCAGCTCAGCCTTGCGCTCCATCCTCTCGGCCGATCCCCTCTGCCTTCCCGCGCTTCACGAGGCCGGCCGGCTGGATCCTTCGGCGGGCAAATCCAGCACCCGGACGTTGGAGCGCTTGCTGGCCGACGATCGCCAGTACCATCTGGACCTGGCATGCTTCTACCTGGATCACGGCCTGTACCAGGACGCGTTAGTTCTCCTGACAGAGGCGGCCGGGCTCTGGAACAATCCCATGTGCGCCTATCTCGCAGCCTTCGTGGCGGCCGCCGTTGGCGATCACGATCTGTCGCGCCGCTGGTCCGAGGTCGCGGACCAGGGCGAGCCTGACCTGGTCTTCCCCAGCCGGCTGTGGGAGATCGTCGCCCTGCTCCATCACCTGCAGCTCCCCTCCCCGCATGCGAAGGTCAAGTACTACCTGGGCAACTTCTACTACGCCTACCAGCGCCATGCCGACGCGGCCCGCCTGTGGGAGGAAGCCCGGGGCCAGCTTGGGGACTCTGACGTCCTCCTGCGCAATCTGGGTATGCACGCCTGGAATGTGCAGCACGACCCTGCGCGGGCGATCGGGCTGATCCAGCAAGCGCTACGGCTGAATCCCGCCAACCAGGATCTCTATCTGATCCTGGACAACATCTGCCGCGAACAGGACCTCGGCGCAGAGCGCCGCGAGCTCCTCTCGGCCATTCGCCGGCTCGATCCACCCCGCGAGGATGTCCGCAAGCGGATGCTCTCCATGATGGTGGACCTCGACATGCATGAGGAGGTGCTGCGAATTCTTGCGACGGAGACGTTCGGTCCACTTGAAATGGATCAGAGCTTCCACCATGCGTACGTTCGAGCGCTCTGCCTGCGGGCGGAGGCCCACATGAGGGCAGAACGGCTGGAGGAGGCAGCTCAAGACTACCGGCAGGCCTTGGACTATCCGAAGAACCACGGTGTGGGCCGGCCCACAACCAGCAATGACGCCGAAATCCTGTACCGTCTGGGCGGTGTCTACGAGAAGCTCGGCCGGTTCAAAGAGGCCATCGGCGCCTGGCGCCTCGCCGGGCAGGAGCATCACGCGTTCGCCGAAGCGCTGCATCCATTCGTCCAGCTTGCGCTTGACAAGCTTGGCCGATACAGCGAGTTGGGCTTCGAGGTCTAACCCTGCAGGAGGCGGAGGCGCATCGGTGCCGGCACAGCACTCCGCCGCGAACGGTTGGCAATCTCACGCTCGTTCAATCACGAAAGGAGTACAGACAATGAAGGTTCTCTACGCAGGTGATGCGGCAGCCAAGATCGGCCCGATCTTCGTTGCCTCGCCTTTCAATGTCGAGGTGAAGGGTTTCTCAACGCATGTATGGGGGAAGCCGCTGATTGACGCCCTGACCGAGGGCGGGATCGAGGTCTTGCATATGAGCCCCGATGTGGCGATCGCCGATTTTCCCCGCACCGTCGAAGGTCTCTCCGAGTACGACGTGCTGATTCTCAGCGACATCGAATGCGAGGTCCTGGCCTTGTACCCCTTCTGGATCCCCGGGGCGGAGTTGCCTCGCACCAATCGTTTGAAGGCGATCCGGGAGTACACCCGCAACGGCGGCGGCCTGTTGATGATCGGCGGGTGGACGTCGTTCAGCGGGCGGTTCGGTCACGGAGGCTACTACGACACGCCCGTCGAGCAGGCCCTGCCGGTCACGTGCCTCAAGGGACTGGATGACCGAGTCGAGACGCCAGAGGGCGTGCACGTTGCGATCCGACAGCCCGAGCACCCGATCCTGAAGGGGATCCCGTGGGCGGACTGTCCGGTCTTCGAAGGCTTCAACCGGATTCTCCCCAAGGAAGGGTCAAGCGTACTGGCCACAATCGGCGAGGGCGAGGACGAGAATCCCCTGGTCGTCGTCTGGGAGTTCGGCAAGGGGCGCGCCATGGCCTTCTCCACGGATTGTTCGCCCCACTGGGCGGCCTATTTCCAGCCCTGGCAGTACTACGGCCAATTCTGGCGTCAGTCGGTGAAGTGGCTGGCAAAGGCTACTTGAATGGAACAGGTGTCGTACGGCGTCATCGGCTCAGGGTTCATGGGAGGCGTACTGGCGCGCACCGCCTCACAGCTAGGCTACGCGCGCTGTGTCGGCGCGGCAGACACGGACCTCGACCACGCCCAAGCACTCGCCCAGGCATTGGGCTGCAAGGCTTACACCAGCATCGAGCAGATGCTTGCCCGAGAGAAGCCAGCTGCCGTGATCATCGCCACCCCTGAAGACTCCCACTGCGAACCCGCCCTGGCGGCCGCGGCCCACGGATGCCACATCTTCATGGAGAAGCCCCTGGCTACGTCGCTGGCGGACGCCGACCGCATTCTGGAGGCCTGCGCCCATCACCGGGTCAAGCTGATGATGGGCCATCTCCTTCGCTTCGAGATCAACTACGCCATGATCGAGAGCGCTATCCGGGAAGGGGAGATCGGCCGGTTTCTCTCGGCCTACGCCCGGCGGGTGGCCCC
This window encodes:
- a CDS encoding carbohydrate ABC transporter permease, whose product is MNQKITRRAETIFLNALALLLIIFIVGPLVWVAVASIQGENELLRHPPRIIPQNPTLDNYNYVFTGKIPTSYEVKGQLRSRISQEARLIPAALKNSFIVATSVMAVNLVIGSVAAYTFSRSHFRGKKATLNFILASRLLPVMAVAIPYYVIIQTLGLLDTHISLILVYMALTLPFTIWFLTSYFNGIPRDFEDAAAIDGCNTLQALTRVVVPIALPGFVAAAAFAFMTSYNEFLFARFLTQSIDSQTGPVIISSIAGNPDASYTLISVAITLGLIPPLILAITLRRWLTEGLSTSITFR
- a CDS encoding DUF5107 domain-containing protein; the encoded protein is MADSKSEPAKVECRRGELTLPTYRLLGENRNPVFHSQYGVAHIYPYTLQDEIASSPTDTRYRTLELENRYLRLTVLPELGGRVVSLYDKIAGREVFYKNSVIRFSPLAIRGAFFSGGLEFSFPVAHAPTTVSPVNWAMTEQADGSASIHIGGIEHMSGLRWTVSLSLFPDRCAVAQDVRLSNPTPLPGRYHYWTNASTLSDDRTEFIYPLRRVRSYEFAGTASWPIARLDLIAGQPGLPGMEGVPMWPAGRMHAPVSFRWEKDMLAQVSIFGREVAADFFGAWQHASNTGYAHYADARDVAGMKLWSWGRSPVGVVNQTALTDDGSLYAETQCGAMETQLDFEFMSPGGTRAWREWWIPLRGLGGLTCASPEAGARLAVTPGADDRMDLVVGLCPARPMQDLRLTVGLPGQVLVDEKVTCAPERPWSKTIAIEPRLLADRPLSLRIADAAGEVLLEFDHDRSAVPIELAPASQEVADDGPDGCFRQGLEHQKLDNRLQALEAYRRALSVDGDYAPAHLRLGLMMLRAADFDSARQHLDAAAKGSATEAQYYLGLICRYLGDPRGAAAHFAGVPRDNPLWSPAQRGLAGVALLDGCWQDAVTLLRHAGAEDGHSDQDTLLLAIALRCAGETDAASSALRSILSADPLCLPALHEAGRLDPSAGKSSTRTLERLLADDRQYHLDLACFYLDHGLYQDALVLLTEAAGLWNNPMCAYLAAFVAAAVGDHDLSRRWSEVADQGEPDLVFPSRLWEIVALLHHLQLPSPHAKVKYYLGNFYYAYQRHADAARLWEEARGQLGDSDVLLRNLGMHAWNVQHDPARAIGLIQQALRLNPANQDLYLILDNICREQDLGAERRELLSAIRRLDPPREDVRKRMLSMMVDLDMHEEVLRILATETFGPLEMDQSFHHAYVRALCLRAEAHMRAERLEEAAQDYRQALDYPKNHGVGRPTTSNDAEILYRLGGVYEKLGRFKEAIGAWRLAGQEHHAFAEALHPFVQLALDKLGRYSELGFEV
- a CDS encoding glutamine amidotransferase; amino-acid sequence: MKVLYAGDAAAKIGPIFVASPFNVEVKGFSTHVWGKPLIDALTEGGIEVLHMSPDVAIADFPRTVEGLSEYDVLILSDIECEVLALYPFWIPGAELPRTNRLKAIREYTRNGGGLLMIGGWTSFSGRFGHGGYYDTPVEQALPVTCLKGLDDRVETPEGVHVAIRQPEHPILKGIPWADCPVFEGFNRILPKEGSSVLATIGEGEDENPLVVVWEFGKGRAMAFSTDCSPHWAAYFQPWQYYGQFWRQSVKWLAKAT